A single genomic interval of Bacillus sp. es.036 harbors:
- a CDS encoding RNA polymerase sigma factor: MNFNERESIPFEKSLAMTFETIYLTHKDSLYRFLFRYTRDEQFSIDLVQDTFVKFHKYQDRYDVTRASLKTYLLKIGYQLMINKIKRRAKWQTLLPFLIKKEEFSFNDSVEKMTIQWAIKQLPEKQRAVILLIYYHDMTQEDTANILDIPVGTVKSRLSTAIKRLRDLLEGHYDEFTQ; encoded by the coding sequence ATGAATTTTAACGAACGCGAATCGATTCCTTTCGAGAAATCATTGGCGATGACGTTCGAAACCATTTACCTTACACACAAAGATTCACTCTACCGTTTCTTATTTCGCTATACTCGTGATGAGCAGTTTAGTATCGATCTTGTTCAGGATACATTCGTTAAATTTCACAAGTATCAGGATCGCTATGACGTTACACGGGCGTCTCTAAAAACGTATCTTTTAAAAATCGGTTATCAACTGATGATTAACAAAATAAAACGAAGAGCAAAATGGCAAACGCTGCTCCCTTTTCTGATCAAAAAAGAAGAATTTTCTTTTAACGATTCTGTGGAGAAGATGACGATTCAGTGGGCGATTAAACAGCTACCTGAAAAGCAGCGAGCGGTTATCCTCTTAATCTATTATCACGACATGACTCAAGAAGATACTGCAAACATTTTAGATATTCCAGTTGGAACGGTTAAGTCAAGATTATCGACAGCAATTAAACGTTTAAGAGATTTATTGGAGGGACATTACGATGAATTCACACAATAA
- a CDS encoding alpha/beta hydrolase, which translates to MLVTKQYWIPVFNEERTVRIYLPDTYEHTNQEYPALYMHDGQNVFEDKDAVGGRSLRLKDYLEQSHDQVIVIAIDSGANRMEEYRLWAPGKMSEELTGKSDSREAKGRDYLDFIVRDLVPSINATYRIQVGSNYMAGISLGGLLTVYALCRYPTVFRRGAGISSAFFRNQEKLEQYILESEQVAFDGLYLDCGDKESGEERIDRAFLKSNERIFGLLEERGSSVEFKVIKDGKHHYESFSRRVHDVLTFLLGCRGYKH; encoded by the coding sequence ATGTTAGTAACGAAACAATATTGGATTCCAGTGTTTAATGAAGAAAGAACGGTTAGAATTTATTTACCAGATACATATGAACATACGAATCAAGAATACCCAGCTCTCTATATGCACGATGGACAAAATGTGTTTGAAGATAAGGACGCAGTAGGGGGAAGGTCGTTACGTTTAAAGGACTATCTCGAGCAGAGTCATGATCAGGTTATCGTTATTGCGATTGATTCGGGAGCTAATCGGATGGAGGAATATCGCCTATGGGCACCGGGAAAAATGAGCGAAGAACTTACAGGGAAAAGTGATTCTAGGGAAGCGAAGGGTAGGGATTATCTGGATTTTATCGTGAGGGATTTAGTACCGTCAATTAATGCTACGTATCGCATACAGGTGGGATCGAATTATATGGCTGGTATTTCACTTGGCGGTTTGCTTACAGTCTATGCGCTATGTCGCTATCCAACTGTTTTTAGAAGAGGAGCTGGGATCTCTTCCGCTTTTTTTCGTAATCAGGAAAAGTTAGAGCAGTATATCTTAGAATCCGAACAAGTTGCATTTGACGGTCTTTATTTGGATTGCGGCGATAAGGAGTCGGGAGAAGAGCGAATCGATCGAGCGTTTCTGAAATCGAATGAACGGATATTTGGATTGTTAGAGGAAAGAGGAAGTAGTGTTGAATTTAAAGTGATTAAGGATGGCAAGCATCACTATGAGTCATTTTCTCGTAGAGTACATGATGTTCTGACTTTTTTGCTAGGGTGTAGAGGTTACAAGCATTAG
- the lhgO gene encoding L-2-hydroxyglutarate oxidase, whose translation MYDYLVIGGGIVGLSTALSIRQRYPNATLAIVEKEKEWASHQTGRNSGVIHSGIYYKPGSLKATLAKRGSESIVRFCQENNIAHDVCGKVIVAVDETEKGHLNHLYERGSENGLDVQKLTKEELKEVEPHVNGIGGIRVPSTGIVNYKKVTEKLAEILSNQEVDLFPGTRVTNIEESLDEAVVDTSKGTYKAKYIINCAGLQSDRIARLSDIYTDLKIVPFRGEYFELKKEKSHLVKNLIYPVPNPDFPFLGVHLTRMMDGSIHAGPNAVLSLKREGYHKLSFNPKDALDVLAFEGFWKMAGSNMKEGLKEMGRSFHRKSFVKSLQRLVPEIQEDDVVPTHSGVRAQALLKNGQLVDDFFIIPGKRSIHVCNAPSPAATASLEIGKIIAGKVPSPTRKMIRLS comes from the coding sequence ATGTATGATTATCTCGTGATTGGCGGCGGAATCGTTGGTTTATCCACAGCGCTTTCGATTCGACAGCGTTACCCAAATGCAACACTTGCAATCGTTGAAAAAGAAAAGGAATGGGCTAGTCATCAAACAGGTAGGAATAGTGGTGTGATTCATTCAGGAATTTATTATAAGCCTGGTAGCTTGAAAGCGACATTAGCGAAGCGGGGCAGTGAGTCGATCGTTCGCTTTTGTCAGGAGAATAATATTGCACATGATGTGTGTGGAAAGGTTATCGTAGCTGTTGATGAAACGGAAAAAGGTCATCTAAATCACTTGTATGAACGTGGATCGGAAAACGGTCTTGACGTACAAAAGCTCACAAAGGAGGAGCTTAAAGAGGTCGAACCTCATGTAAATGGGATAGGTGGGATTCGGGTGCCGTCTACTGGCATCGTGAATTATAAGAAAGTGACTGAGAAATTAGCGGAAATTCTATCGAACCAGGAAGTTGACTTGTTTCCGGGGACCAGAGTAACAAATATCGAAGAAAGTCTTGATGAAGCGGTGGTTGATACGTCTAAAGGAACGTATAAAGCAAAGTATATAATTAATTGTGCTGGTCTTCAAAGTGACCGTATCGCGAGGCTCTCGGATATTTATACCGATTTAAAGATCGTTCCGTTTCGAGGCGAGTATTTTGAATTGAAGAAAGAGAAAAGTCATCTGGTTAAAAACTTAATTTATCCTGTACCAAATCCAGATTTTCCGTTTCTTGGTGTTCATCTCACTCGTATGATGGATGGCTCGATTCATGCTGGACCAAATGCGGTACTTAGCTTGAAGCGTGAGGGCTATCATAAGCTTTCATTTAATCCAAAAGATGCCCTCGATGTGCTGGCATTTGAGGGGTTTTGGAAAATGGCGGGAAGTAACATGAAAGAAGGGTTAAAAGAAATGGGACGGTCCTTTCACAGAAAATCATTTGTGAAAAGCCTCCAGAGACTTGTACCAGAAATTCAAGAGGACGACGTGGTTCCAACTCACTCGGGAGTAAGGGCTCAGGCTCTCCTTAAGAATGGTCAACTTGTTGATGATTTCTTTATTATTCCTGGCAAAAGATCCATTCATGTTTGCAATGCACCGTCTCCTGCTGCGACAGCATCATTAGAGATTGGGAAGATCATTGCAGGGAAAGTGCCTTCGCCTACGAGAAAGATGATTCGATTATCGTGA